The genomic DNA AATCATCTACCGATCTTCAACCTGGAGACAAATTGAACGTCTGTGCAGGCTACGGAAAGATGAAGTTCTCGCCCGTCGTCTCATCAAACACGCAGTCCATGTTTAGCTGGGTCGGTTCTGTCCCAGGGATTTTCACTGGGGAGCATGTGTTTCGATTCGAGGAGATTCCGGCCTCGGAACAGGGACAGAGCCGCACGAGGTTCGTCCATGAAGAGACGTTCACAGGTCTTCTTTCATTTCTCATGGGGGAGGGCTTCCTCGCCAGGTATGTTGGTCTGGCGGAGGATTCAAGGAAGGGATTTGCTGGGTTCAACCATGATTTCAAAGCTTGGGTAGAAGAAGCGCGCGCAGAATAGCGAGCTACGCCCATATAGTTTGCTACCTGTTGTCTAACGATTACTGTAAATTCTGTCTGTCTGATATCCCATGCTGTGTTCAGGAGAAGCGTCTCTTCTCGGGTCATTCCTCGCATTTCATGTTCCTGTGCTCTGATACATTTTTGGTTTTGTGTCTTCATTGAATCGAATGATAATCACCGTTTCTCGATTCCTGATCTGCCGTCAAAAGGTCAGCCGTAATTGGTGTTTGATCATCCGAACACTTTAGGCGATCCAGAAACACTTAACAGTGCTTCAGCTGAGGATTCTCACTCACATTTAGATCATAAGTTGAGACACAAACTTGTGTGATCAATAAAATAAACACTGTGTTTATGTAACGGATGATAATGAATTTCTTCAATTGATAGCTGCTGAAGTGCTAGTAGCAGAGTAATGGAGAGGGCTTGTATCTGTGTAAGGAATGGTCTGTACTATTTATTATGAGTAACCATGGACTCAAGGATATTAAGGAATGCATGCACATAAATAATTACATAGACTCTATAAAGTAGTAAGGTAAGTTTTCTATTGCGATATTGAGTGGGTGACTTCGGAAGCATTATATATACCTTGAGCTTCCTGCCACATTGTTGATTTCAGCTACATATACAGTATGGTAACCGGGGTGGGATTCGCTGACTTTCTAAAGCACAAACAAGCAGAGACTACCTATGTTGTCTACCTCTCAACCAATTATCAGCTGCATCTTCCATCAGGTGGGcatggaagaggaggtgTAGACCAACGGATACCCCGGATCAGTGATGTCACGGATCACCAGGTGACCAGACCTCCAACCACATTCCACAAACTACACCATCAATAGATTCATTCAGGGACTATAACCATCAAGCCTAATCTTTGTATCTCACCGGACATTTCAACTGAAGATGGAAAGGACAAATcaattgatgatggaaggaACTACATCACCGTACACTAGCATAGAAGACTATGGCCTGGTGGGGGACATGCACACCTGCGCCCTGATCAGCAAAACTGGCAGCCTTGACTACATGTGCTGGCCTGTCTTCGATTCGCCCTCCGTCTTCTGTCGCATCCTTGACTGTACACAGGGAGGACACTTCTCCATATCCCCAGTACCGGATATTCAACCAATCAGCAAGCAGCGATATCGACCATACACGAACATGTTGGAGACCCGATGGATTAACGAACAGGGGGTGGTTAGTCTACTCGACTACCTGCCTATATCAAGTCACAGGTCGCACCCTGAGTGGTGTATTTGCGATGACCCCATTGCTCGTAATGACCCGCAGAGACCATGCCATTCAGGCGTTGTTCGGAGGGTCGAGTGCGTGAGGGGTgaaatggagatggattTTGAGATCTTTCCTGCGTTCAACTATGCAAGAGACCGACACACTGGTCATTGGATTGCTCCAGAGAGCTCCAGTGGTGCGCTCAGGAAATATTCTTTTGAGAGTGAGACGCAAAAACTGGACTTGACTATCCATTCTGGTATCGACACTTCACTTGAGCCAGCTGATGCTATTTCTCCGGTGGATCTAAATCtccaggagaaggaaggacCGAAAGGGCCTGGACTACATGCCAGAGTGAGAATGATAGAAGGGCAATCAATCTCATTTGTGCTTCACAACCCGGAAACAAGTCTTCCTGAGGAGGGCGCCTTACGACACTACCTGGACAGACTGGAAAAAGAGACGCTGGACTTCTGGGTTGGCTGGATCGCCCATTGTATGTTCCGCGGTCACTACCGAGAACAGGTTGAGCGTAGCCTGTTGG from Aspergillus fumigatus Af293 chromosome 8, whole genome shotgun sequence includes the following:
- a CDS encoding SRPBCC domain-containing protein; this encodes MYLIATSIEINAPPATVREKFLDFSSISKYSPNGFIRSISAVDSTKSSTDLQPGDKLNVCAGYGKMKFSPVVSSNTQSMFSWVGSVPGIFTGEHVFRFEEIPASEQGQSRTRFVHEETFTGLLSFLMGEGFLARYVGLAEDSRKGFAGFNHDFKAWVEEARAE